A genomic region of Dermacentor andersoni chromosome 9, qqDerAnde1_hic_scaffold, whole genome shotgun sequence contains the following coding sequences:
- the LOC126527382 gene encoding zinc finger BED domain-containing protein 4-like encodes MADFGSDESKPLVVDLQERQGAAITGSSVAAIIHRRTFTRGPPPASWRRFYITRTEGTRLIGTCLLCSEYIHATAGVSSNLLRHLKRKHPRELEIALHLQDGKQRKVGPTTTSSSSSSVSQVPVSSASGDVLGRSALPPPVPYERPALQMAPGSVGSSSATVFMTTMHDSSSTGSYILSDMPHDAVDDQNNSLRLAWSLDSLNTSMTPSFVQSQPNNEMTVQTVSRYPAITTNDCATTSSVDSPGTSSATASPSVVVDSHDGPRSRRNEINDAVLGLVWRDLEPFEVVNRPGFLQLMKATAPDYDPPTAEKMADVLLPRRLDQLREALSPSIGKAAADSVSAIIGVWLGESDDVYASVDVSYATRHFRTETKTVAFRRVAADQDAADAVRDVFESALQRWNVDKNRIMRVLVDSPARTAKTFSFPGWTSDSSHGGGQGGVSTRSPDSGEFDLSHEILEELDSSGQDWSISSNYRLHCALRSAFDVDQDVVSLVARCSRVVSGIKASARDAATVAGATGVSFPFPSSYSDEWTSQLDCLRELCSVFTQHADLQERIYACKEVGLTTNDVALLQDLLEVLAPLEEATNALRQPQETVGLVLPALRNLQVSLTRAVARDGFQLKTMAENLLRNMETHFGRSWNDPVLLAGALLDPRFKVAWCDGQTACKMKEAIEKQRAALNLHSPPALAVQRRDADAGNKGQKLFRNIRNLDTSSTQQPGPTTPLGQELCLYLSEDTTEDTVTPLGYWKANQPRFPILARLALSVFAVGGTPATVDEVASVAAAIQAARRNRFTDEQLEQVVLLRRHLM; translated from the exons ATGGCCGATTTCGGCAGCGATGAATCGAAGCCACTCGTCGTGGACCTTCAAGAGCGCCAGGGTGCAGCCATCACCGGATCGTCGGTGGCCGCGATAATCCATAGACGCACATTCACCAGGGGGCCCCCGCCGGCATCCTGGCGCAGGTTCTACATCACCAGGACGGAAGGTACCAGGCTGATAGGAACGTGCCTGCTCTGCAGCGAATACATCCACGCCACGGCCGGCGTTTCCTCGAACCTGCTGAGACACCTCAAGAGGAAGCACCCGCGAGAGCTCGAGATAGCACTGCATCTTCAGGACGGCAAACAACGAAAGGTCGGCCCGACGACGACatcctcctcttcttcctctgTTAGCCAAGTGCCAGTGTCGTCTGCAAGCGGAGATGTACTGGGCAGGTCAGCTCTGCCTCCACCGGTGCCTTACGAACGACCCGCGCTGCAAATGGCACCCGGCAGCGTTGGCTCCTCCTCGGCGACCGTGTTCATGACGACGATGCACGACAGTTCGTCGACAGGCAGCTACATATTGTCCGACATGCCGCACGACGCTGTCGACGACCAAAACAACAGTCTGAGGTTAGCCTGGAGCCTGGACTCGTTGAACACGTCGATGACGCCTTCTTTCGTTCAGTCCCAACCCAACAACGAGATGACCGTCCAGACGGTTAGCAGGTACCCGGCCATTACGACCAACGATTGCGCAACCACATCGTCTGTCGACAGTCCGGgaacgtcgtctgctacggcgagTCCCAGCGTCGTAGTTGACAGCCACGACGGTCCCCGGAGTCGCCGCAATGAGATCAACGACGCCGTCCTGGGACTGGTGTGGCGTGACTTGGAGCCATTCGAAGTGGTGAACAGGCCCGGCTTCCTGCAGCTGATGAAG GCCACGGCGCCCGACTACGATCCGCCGACGGCCGAGAAGATGGCGGACGTCCTGCTTCCCAGGCGACTGGACCAGCTGCGAGAAGCCCTGTCGCCGTCGATCGGCAAGGCGGCCGCCGACTCCGTTTCGGCGATCATCGGCGTCTGGCTCGGCGAGTCAGACGACGTGTACGCGAGCGTCGACGTGTCGTACGCGACGCGCCACTTCCGGACCGAGACGAAGACCGTCGCCTTCAGGCGGGTCGCCGCCGACCAGGACGCCGCCGATGCGGTCCGCGACGTGTTCGAATCGGCGCTCCAGCGGTGGAACGTCGACAAGAAC CGCATCATGCGAGTTCTGGTGGATAGTCCGGCCCGCACGGCCAAGACCTTCTCTTTTCCCGGCTGGACGAGCGACTCGAGCCACGGAGGAGGCCAGGGAGGCGTGTCCACCCGTTCGCCGGACTCCGGAGAGTTCGACCTGAGCCACGAAATACTGGAGGAGCTGGACTCGTCCGGACAAGACTGGTCCATAAGCTCCAATTACCGCCTGCACTGTGCCCTGCGGAGCGCATTCGACGTG GACCAGGACGTGGTCAGTCTTGTGGCCCGGTGCAGCCGCGTCGTGTCCGGCATCAAGGCCAGCGCCCGCGACGCGGCAACCGTGGCCGGAGCGACGGGCGTGTCCTTCCCGTTCCCGTCCAGCTACTCGGACGAGTGGACCTCGCAGCTGGACTGCCTGCGCGAGCTGTGCTCGGTGTTCACGCAGCACGCGGACCTGCAGGAGCGCATCTACGCCTGCAAGGAGGTGGGCCTGACCACCAACGACGTGGCGCTGCTGCAGGACCTGCTCGAGGTGCTGGCGCCGCTCGAGGAGGCCACCAACGCGCTGCGACAGCCGCAGGAGACCGTGGGTCTGGTCCTTCCCGCGCTGAGGAACCTGCAG GTCAGTCTGACGCGGGCGGTGGCGAGGGACGGCTTCCAGCTGAAGACGATGGCCGAGAACCTGCTGCGCAATATGGAGACGCACTTCGGCCGCAGCTGGAACGACCCGGTGCTGCTGGCGGGCGCGCTGCTGGACCCTCGCTTCAAGGTCGCCTGGTGCGACGGGCAGACCGCGTGCAAGATGAAGGAGGCGATCGAGAAGCAGCGCGCCGCGCTCAACCTGCACTCCCCGCCCGCACTCGCCGTTCAACGCCGCGACGCCGACGCCGGCAACAAGGGCCAGAAGCTGTTCCGGAACATTCGGAACCTGGACACCTCGTCGACCCAGCAGCCGGGACCGACGACGCCGCTGGGACAGGAGCTGTGCCTGTACCTGTCCGAGGACACGACGGAGGACACCGTGACGCCCCTGGGCTACTGGAAGGCGAATCAGCCGCGCTTCCCGATCCTGGCCAGGCTGGCGCTGTCGGTGTTTGCCGTCGGCGGAACGCCTGCCACCGTCGACGAGGTGGCGTCCGTTGCGGCGGCGATTCAAGCGGCGCGTCGGAATCGCTTCACCGACGAACAGTTGGAACAGGTGGTGCTTCTGCGAAGACACCTGATGTAG